The following are from one region of the Gehongia tenuis genome:
- a CDS encoding DUF4364 family protein has translation MFERYNMTDNKLFVLYMIYRFHLPLEREELIQTALKEGWMNYFDLQQSLVELSEQGLIGTENLVQLTDQGMEVLNYFYTRVLFSKREMVGRYVEMNRAKLVTQSQALAELTEGPLGVTAKLTMRDGEVTLLQLTMEELTMDKARRMADRWKSAPLEVYHELIQVLAGG, from the coding sequence ATGTTTGAAAGATACAATATGACGGACAACAAGCTGTTCGTACTCTATATGATCTACCGTTTTCATCTGCCCCTGGAACGGGAGGAGCTCATCCAGACAGCCCTTAAGGAGGGATGGATGAACTACTTCGACCTGCAGCAAAGCTTGGTGGAGCTGTCGGAACAGGGCCTCATTGGAACGGAAAACCTCGTCCAGCTCACCGATCAAGGGATGGAGGTGCTGAACTATTTCTACACGAGGGTTCTTTTCTCCAAACGGGAGATGGTGGGACGCTATGTGGAGATGAACCGGGCCAAGCTGGTGACCCAAAGCCAGGCCCTTGCGGAACTTACCGAGGGGCCGCTGGGCGTAACGGCCAAGCTCACCATGCGGGACGGAGAGGTTACCCTGCTGCAGCTGACCATGGAGGAACTGACCATGGATAAGGCAAGGCGCATGGCGGACCGCTGGAAGAGCGCGCCGCTGGAGGTCTACCATGAGCTGATTCAGGTGCTGGCGGGGGGATAG
- the ligD gene encoding non-homologous end-joining DNA ligase, producing MSKLDIAGESVSLTHLDKIMFPEIGLTKADLIDYYIRMAPHILPYLKDRPYSMLCFPHGQSDEAFYQKKRPEGAPDYVASISIAHKEKVVDWSLVNNLPSLVYMANRYCIEMHAWFSKVGHLNEPDVAIFDLDPPDNAGFPMAVKAALRIHEILTELKLVHFVKTSGASGLHVMVPIRPTPYETVRSFLKLVCKLLEQESPELFTTQRLIEKRKGRIYLDAVQNGRGKTLPSPYSLRATPTATVSTPVTFEELPQIAPKNFTVQNIEGRLKKVGDLLEPFYACSQALPEL from the coding sequence ATGTCCAAGCTTGATATTGCCGGGGAGAGCGTGAGCCTCACCCATCTTGATAAGATCATGTTCCCCGAGATCGGCCTTACCAAAGCCGACCTCATCGATTACTACATCCGCATGGCGCCCCATATCCTGCCCTATCTGAAGGACCGGCCCTACTCCATGCTCTGTTTCCCCCACGGCCAGAGTGACGAGGCCTTCTACCAGAAAAAGCGCCCCGAGGGTGCGCCGGATTATGTGGCCAGCATCTCCATCGCCCATAAGGAAAAGGTGGTGGATTGGAGTCTGGTGAACAATCTGCCCTCCCTGGTATACATGGCGAACCGCTACTGCATTGAGATGCACGCATGGTTCTCCAAGGTGGGGCACCTGAATGAGCCGGATGTGGCCATCTTTGATCTGGACCCGCCGGACAATGCCGGTTTCCCCATGGCCGTAAAGGCGGCCCTTCGCATTCATGAAATATTGACGGAGCTCAAGCTCGTTCATTTTGTCAAAACGTCCGGCGCTTCCGGTCTGCATGTGATGGTCCCCATCCGTCCCACTCCCTATGAGACGGTGCGGTCGTTCCTCAAGCTTGTCTGCAAGCTTCTGGAGCAGGAATCCCCTGAGCTTTTTACCACCCAGCGCCTCATCGAAAAACGCAAGGGCCGCATCTATTTAGACGCAGTGCAAAACGGCCGGGGCAAAACCCTGCCCAGCCCCTACAGTCTTCGAGCCACACCCACCGCCACCGTTTCCACACCGGTGACCTTCGAGGAGCTGCCGCAGATAGCTCCAAAGAATTTTACCGTGCAAAACATCGAAGGTCGCCTCAAAAAGGTGGGCGACCTTCTCGAACCCTTTTACGCCTGCAGTCAGGCTTTGCCCGAGCTGTAA
- a CDS encoding ATP-dependent DNA ligase has product MEPIKPMEPVITEKAFDDGNHVFQIKWDGVRGLTLVDDGVHIYNRHLRDKTRQYPDLIQMLAGLPKGTLLDGEIVALDDSGRPSFPQVMARDALSSGPKIQQAVRRNPVMYMVFDVLYWKGENVMALPWNQRDEILQGILEPFAGSPVQKVDSFIGEGVSLFQAVCKNNLEGIVAKRMDSPYLSGQKSELWRKIKCWRTLTAPVLGYLENEGRLRSLILGLQEDDRWNYIGNAYSGLDQKSAQALHLYLCNLSPLPSPFSVSPPLDKPHYVASQLLAEVRYAEWSREGRLRHPTILRILEDNHVQA; this is encoded by the coding sequence ATGGAACCGATCAAACCCATGGAACCCGTCATCACTGAGAAGGCCTTCGATGACGGCAATCATGTTTTTCAAATTAAATGGGACGGCGTTCGCGGGCTGACCCTGGTGGATGACGGGGTTCATATTTATAACCGTCATCTTCGGGACAAGACCCGCCAGTACCCGGATCTTATTCAAATGCTCGCCGGTCTCCCGAAAGGAACCCTTCTGGACGGCGAGATCGTAGCCCTGGATGACAGCGGCCGCCCCTCTTTTCCCCAGGTGATGGCCCGGGACGCTTTGAGTTCGGGACCCAAGATTCAGCAGGCCGTCAGGCGAAATCCCGTCATGTATATGGTTTTTGATGTCCTCTACTGGAAGGGCGAAAACGTGATGGCTCTGCCCTGGAACCAGCGGGACGAGATTCTTCAGGGCATCTTGGAGCCCTTCGCCGGTTCTCCCGTGCAGAAGGTGGACAGTTTCATCGGTGAAGGTGTATCCCTCTTTCAGGCGGTGTGCAAAAATAATCTGGAGGGGATCGTGGCCAAGCGGATGGACAGCCCCTATCTGTCCGGTCAAAAAAGCGAGCTGTGGCGCAAAATTAAATGCTGGCGCACCCTCACGGCGCCGGTTCTGGGTTACCTGGAGAATGAGGGGCGGCTTCGCTCCCTTATTCTGGGACTTCAGGAGGACGATCGGTGGAACTATATTGGCAATGCCTATTCGGGTCTTGACCAAAAGTCTGCCCAAGCGCTGCACCTCTATCTATGCAATCTTTCCCCCCTGCCTTCCCCCTTTTCCGTATCCCCTCCGTTGGATAAGCCCCATTACGTCGCCTCCCAGCTTCTTGCCGAGGTGCGCTATGCCGAATGGAGCCGGGAGGGACGGCTGCGTCATCCCACCATTTTGAGAATTTTGGAGGATAATCATGTCCAAGCTTGA
- a CDS encoding M20/M25/M40 family metallo-hydrolase encodes MRIDSYDEVKALTRALVKIPSINKMPGEESAAAQYIYDYYCTLPYFKEHREQVKIFQTKDDFVERHCTYAYVKGTGGSRRTVILIGHLDTVGTDDFGPIKDYAHDPDELPGKLLELGVPEEVAEDIRSGEYMFGRGALDMKSGVAGHMALIKYFSEHPEELNGNLLALAECDEEDNSKGMITALDEFAELKDREGFDYVACINADYSTHHSPGDENRYIYYGSIGKLLPTFYVFGKEAHVGQAFSAFDPNLLIAEITRRMTLNTDLCDVARGEVTVPPISLKQTDTKPCYTVQTNLSAYAYFNYFTHGLSPAGVMDKSRRVAEEAFEETVRFLNVRYADYCKLIGAEFEPLPWKPRVLTYGEFYGQLAERHGEAFTSAIHEFAVELHREQPEMDLREFSNRVIEEAFQWSEDRSPVVILYFGSIYSARIEMTGETPKEAALLSAVEKAVAEVSRCTGRKIKTRMFYPYISDSSFMAVCDDRKELKALEENMPSWGTQYHYDIDKILRINVPVVNIGSFGKDGHMLTERVDMRHTFENVPNITYLTIRELLK; translated from the coding sequence ATGAGGATCGATTCCTACGACGAGGTCAAGGCCTTGACACGGGCTCTCGTCAAAATTCCAAGCATCAACAAAATGCCGGGTGAGGAAAGCGCGGCCGCCCAGTATATTTACGACTATTACTGCACTCTTCCCTATTTCAAGGAACATAGGGAGCAGGTCAAGATCTTTCAAACCAAGGATGACTTTGTGGAACGCCACTGTACCTACGCCTACGTGAAAGGCACGGGCGGCAGCCGCCGCACCGTGATTCTGATCGGGCATCTGGACACGGTGGGAACCGATGACTTTGGCCCCATCAAGGACTATGCCCATGATCCGGACGAGCTTCCTGGGAAACTGCTGGAATTGGGAGTGCCGGAGGAAGTGGCGGAGGATATCCGATCCGGCGAGTATATGTTTGGCCGCGGGGCTCTTGATATGAAGTCTGGAGTGGCGGGGCACATGGCGCTCATCAAATATTTTTCCGAACATCCCGAGGAGCTCAACGGCAACCTGCTGGCCCTTGCCGAATGCGACGAGGAGGATAATTCCAAGGGGATGATTACGGCGCTGGATGAATTCGCCGAGCTCAAGGATCGGGAAGGCTTCGATTATGTGGCCTGCATCAACGCCGACTACTCCACCCACCACAGCCCGGGGGATGAAAACCGGTACATCTACTATGGAAGCATTGGGAAACTTTTGCCTACCTTCTATGTTTTTGGCAAGGAAGCCCACGTGGGTCAAGCTTTCAGCGCCTTTGACCCCAATCTGCTCATTGCGGAAATCACCCGCAGAATGACGCTCAACACCGATTTGTGCGACGTGGCCCGCGGCGAAGTCACGGTGCCGCCCATATCCCTGAAACAGACGGATACCAAGCCCTGCTACACGGTGCAGACCAATTTGAGCGCCTATGCTTACTTCAATTATTTCACCCATGGCCTGTCTCCGGCAGGGGTTATGGATAAAAGCCGCCGAGTGGCGGAGGAGGCCTTTGAAGAGACGGTGCGCTTTTTGAATGTTCGGTATGCCGACTACTGTAAGCTGATCGGTGCGGAATTTGAACCGCTGCCCTGGAAGCCCAGGGTTCTCACCTATGGGGAATTTTATGGGCAGCTGGCTGAACGCCATGGCGAGGCCTTTACCTCGGCGATCCATGAATTCGCTGTAGAGCTGCACAGGGAGCAGCCGGAAATGGATCTTCGGGAATTCAGCAACCGTGTGATTGAGGAGGCCTTCCAGTGGTCCGAGGACCGCTCGCCCGTGGTGATTCTCTATTTTGGATCCATTTATTCCGCCCGCATCGAAATGACGGGGGAGACGCCCAAGGAGGCGGCGCTTCTTTCAGCGGTGGAGAAGGCGGTGGCCGAGGTGAGCCGATGCACGGGCCGAAAGATCAAAACGAGAATGTTTTATCCCTATATCTCCGATTCCAGTTTTATGGCCGTATGTGATGATCGAAAGGAACTGAAGGCGCTGGAGGAGAACATGCCCTCCTGGGGTACCCAATATCATTACGATATTGATAAGATTTTGCGCATCAATGTGCCGGTGGTAAATATTGGTTCATTCGGGAAGGACGGTCACATGCTTACCGAACGGGTGGATATGCGCCATACCTTTGAGAATGTGCCGAATATCACCTATTTAACGATTCGTGAACTATTGAAATAG
- a CDS encoding NAD-dependent protein deacylase, giving the protein MERLEKLIEESRNIVFFGGAGVSTESGIPDFRSVDGLYRQKFKYPPETMLSHDFFAAHTAEFFDFYRAKMLCLSARPNAAHLTLARWEKAGLVRAVITQNIDGLHQMAGSQNVLELHGSVHRNHCLQCGKNYDAEWMLESRGVPQCSCGGVVKPDVVLYGESLDNGTLTASVKAIFEADALIIAGTSLAVYPAASLIDAYRGDRLIVINRSPTPADHRANLLIQGSVGEVLAALHV; this is encoded by the coding sequence ATGGAGCGGCTGGAAAAACTAATTGAGGAGAGCCGGAACATCGTCTTCTTCGGCGGCGCCGGCGTATCCACCGAGAGCGGTATCCCTGATTTTCGGAGTGTGGACGGCCTCTATCGCCAAAAGTTCAAATATCCGCCGGAGACCATGCTGAGCCATGATTTCTTTGCCGCCCATACAGCGGAATTTTTTGACTTCTATCGTGCGAAGATGCTCTGCCTTTCCGCGAGGCCCAATGCGGCCCATCTGACGCTGGCCCGCTGGGAAAAAGCCGGGCTTGTAAGGGCGGTGATCACCCAGAACATCGATGGCCTTCATCAGATGGCGGGCAGCCAAAATGTGCTTGAACTTCACGGTTCGGTTCATCGCAATCACTGCTTGCAATGCGGCAAAAACTACGATGCCGAGTGGATGCTGGAAAGCCGCGGCGTTCCCCAATGCAGCTGCGGCGGCGTTGTCAAACCCGACGTGGTGCTCTATGGCGAGAGCTTGGATAACGGCACGCTGACCGCGTCGGTAAAGGCCATCTTTGAAGCGGATGCTCTTATCATCGCGGGCACATCCCTCGCCGTCTACCCTGCCGCCAGCCTCATCGACGCTTACCGCGGCGACCGGCTCATCGTGATCAATCGTTCTCCCACGCCGGCAGATCACAGGGCTAACCTGCTTATTCAAGGTTCCGTAGGCGAAGTGCTGGCTGCACTTCATGTATGA
- a CDS encoding sugar transferase, which translates to MHTKNLTCKILLLVARILMIAVVAFAFYYVWRGNYWPEMLIPFGKRGIWVFILIYVMVYFLLTKIYGAFRVGKAKVSEIAYSQVITLFLLNAFTYCLICLLARKFMPIVPLLILFGSQAVVAVLWSLLANRIYVKVNEPKRVLVVYGCKNIDLFMNKMSTHADRYEIKDAMHVNEGLDEVFLRVLNFDAVILCDVTSALRNKIVKYCFDHDIDVYLTPKISDIIVRGADVVHLFDTPILFCRNTGLSFGQRFAKRTLDLVITIPALIIASPIMLIIAVAIKLYDGGPVFYKQKRCTINHKTFDIYKFRSMVVDAEKVGRDFRAKDNDPRITPVGKVIRKIRMDELPQLINILIGDMSIVGPRPERVEHVEEYSKVIPEFDFRLKVKGGLTGYAQVYGKYNTTPYDKLKLDLMYIENYSFLLDLKLLFMTLKVLFMKESTEGFADEEEAELPPKCACENESHVFMGGNNSIKQEQ; encoded by the coding sequence ATGCACACCAAGAATCTCACTTGTAAGATTCTGCTGTTGGTTGCGCGCATTTTGATGATTGCTGTCGTGGCCTTTGCTTTCTATTATGTATGGCGCGGCAATTATTGGCCTGAGATGCTCATTCCTTTTGGAAAGCGGGGCATCTGGGTCTTTATCCTGATCTATGTCATGGTCTATTTCCTATTGACGAAAATCTACGGCGCCTTTCGGGTGGGCAAGGCCAAAGTGAGCGAGATCGCCTATTCCCAGGTGATCACATTGTTTTTGCTGAACGCCTTTACCTATTGCCTGATCTGTCTGTTGGCGCGAAAATTTATGCCCATCGTGCCGCTTCTCATTCTGTTCGGAAGTCAGGCTGTCGTGGCGGTGCTCTGGTCCCTTCTTGCCAACCGAATCTATGTGAAGGTGAATGAGCCCAAGCGGGTTCTGGTGGTTTATGGCTGCAAAAATATCGATTTATTCATGAACAAGATGTCCACCCATGCCGACCGCTATGAGATCAAGGATGCCATGCATGTAAACGAGGGTCTGGACGAGGTGTTTTTACGGGTACTGAACTTTGACGCCGTGATCCTTTGTGACGTCACCTCCGCCCTCCGCAATAAGATCGTCAAGTATTGCTTTGATCATGATATCGATGTCTATTTAACCCCCAAGATTTCCGATATTATTGTCCGGGGCGCGGATGTGGTGCACCTTTTTGATACGCCCATTCTGTTCTGCCGGAATACTGGCCTCAGCTTTGGCCAACGCTTTGCCAAACGGACCTTGGATCTAGTTATCACCATCCCAGCCCTCATTATCGCTTCGCCCATCATGCTGATCATCGCTGTTGCTATTAAGCTATACGATGGCGGCCCCGTTTTTTACAAGCAGAAGCGATGCACCATCAATCATAAAACCTTCGATATCTATAAATTCCGGAGCATGGTGGTGGATGCTGAGAAGGTGGGCAGAGATTTCAGGGCCAAGGATAATGATCCCCGCATTACGCCGGTAGGTAAGGTCATCCGGAAGATCCGCATGGATGAACTGCCCCAGCTCATCAACATTTTGATAGGGGATATGAGCATCGTAGGTCCGCGGCCGGAGCGGGTGGAGCATGTGGAGGAGTATTCCAAGGTCATCCCCGAGTTTGATTTCCGCCTCAAGGTGAAGGGCGGTCTTACAGGGTATGCGCAGGTTTATGGAAAGTACAACACCACGCCCTACGACAAGCTGAAGCTTGACCTTATGTATATAGAAAACTATTCGTTCCTGCTCGACCTCAAGCTTTTGTTCATGACGCTGAAGGTGCTTTTCATGAAGGAGAGTACGGAGGGATTTGCGGACGAAGAGGAGGCGGAGCTGCCGCCCAAATGCGCTTGTGAAAATGAGTCCCATGTTTTTATGGGCGGGAATAACTCCATCAAACAGGAACAGTAA
- a CDS encoding YetF domain-containing protein — protein sequence MIQIVVRTVILYLIIVLIMRLMGKRELAQLQPFDLVIAIIIADLAAVPMAEIGIPLLYGIIPILVLSIVHLLLSVLMLKSEKVRSFISGVPSIIIEKGVIKEDELEKLRFNLNELIEQLRNQGYQLEEVDHAVMETSGNLSVIPKSDFAPLQRQDFNLPQKDTGLPITLILDGNFNEDNLQKTQWNPKKLLKTLEKHGVDSEKDVLLAILHNDGQLYIHTKGASPTTAMIQTGKVSS from the coding sequence ATGATCCAAATTGTGGTTCGCACGGTCATACTTTATCTTATAATTGTTCTTATCATGCGGCTGATGGGCAAGCGGGAGCTGGCTCAGCTTCAGCCTTTTGATCTTGTTATCGCCATCATCATTGCCGATCTTGCGGCGGTGCCCATGGCGGAAATTGGCATTCCTCTGCTCTATGGTATTATCCCCATTTTGGTTCTTTCCATCGTGCATCTCTTGCTGTCGGTTCTGATGCTGAAAAGTGAAAAGGTGCGTTCTTTTATCAGCGGCGTGCCCTCCATCATCATCGAGAAGGGCGTGATCAAGGAGGACGAACTGGAAAAGCTGCGTTTCAATCTGAATGAACTGATCGAACAGCTTCGCAATCAGGGCTACCAGCTGGAGGAAGTGGACCATGCGGTGATGGAGACCTCCGGCAATCTGTCGGTGATCCCCAAAAGTGATTTTGCACCCCTCCAGCGTCAGGATTTCAATCTGCCTCAAAAGGATACCGGGCTTCCCATCACCCTCATTCTGGATGGAAATTTCAATGAGGACAACCTTCAAAAAACCCAGTGGAACCCAAAGAAACTCCTTAAAACCCTGGAAAAACACGGTGTGGATTCAGAAAAGGATGTGCTTTTGGCCATCCTGCACAACGACGGCCAGCTCTACATCCATACCAAAGGCGCAAGCCCCACCACAGCAATGATTCAGACAGGGAAGGTGAGCTCATGA
- a CDS encoding class I SAM-dependent methyltransferase, whose translation MNREYTKINSKTVDEWVKDGWEWGRPIDHSTFSRAQLGQWDVLLTPTRPVPHEWFCDLKGAELLGLASGGGQQMPIFTALGARCTVLDYSKAQLSNEEEVAKREGYTIKIVEADMTKPLPFPDAAFDLIFHPVSNCYVEKVEPIWRECWRILKPGGILLAGFSADIVYAFDDSETRLQNRLPYNPLKDKKLYALAIQNHWGIQFSHSLEEQIDGQIKAGFRLTGLYQDTTASGPLHDYNIPVFYATRAVK comes from the coding sequence ATGAACCGGGAGTACACCAAGATCAATTCTAAAACTGTGGATGAATGGGTAAAAGACGGATGGGAATGGGGCCGGCCCATCGACCACTCCACTTTTTCCAGGGCCCAGCTTGGGCAGTGGGATGTACTGCTCACGCCCACAAGGCCCGTCCCCCACGAATGGTTCTGTGATTTAAAAGGCGCCGAGCTTCTTGGGCTCGCTTCCGGCGGCGGTCAGCAGATGCCCATTTTCACCGCTCTTGGGGCACGCTGTACGGTTCTTGACTACTCCAAGGCCCAGCTCTCAAATGAAGAGGAGGTCGCCAAACGGGAGGGCTACACCATAAAAATCGTGGAAGCGGATATGACAAAACCTCTGCCCTTCCCCGATGCCGCCTTCGATCTGATCTTCCATCCCGTCTCCAACTGCTACGTGGAAAAGGTGGAGCCCATCTGGCGGGAGTGCTGGCGGATTTTGAAGCCGGGCGGCATTTTGCTCGCAGGCTTCTCCGCCGATATCGTCTATGCCTTCGATGACAGCGAGACCCGCCTTCAAAACAGGCTTCCCTATAACCCCTTAAAGGACAAGAAACTTTATGCTCTGGCCATTCAAAATCATTGGGGCATCCAATTCTCCCACAGTCTGGAGGAACAGATTGACGGACAAATAAAGGCCGGTTTTCGTCTAACCGGCCTTTATCAGGATACTACCGCCTCCGGGCCCCTGCACGATTACAATATCCCCGTTTTCTATGCCACCCGGGCAGTCAAATAA
- the ku gene encoding non-homologous end joining protein Ku, protein MQTVWKGAISFGLLNVPVKMGVATQHEDISFKNLHKKCHTPLQYKKFCPKCNEEVGKDDIIKGFEYEPGQFVLITEEDLDKIRIKTSRAIAIVDFVELKEVDPIYYDKTYYLWPEKGGEKPYMILRSAMEETGRVAVAKVAIRQKEHLCLVRTVGDALVLETMFYPDEIRAAGELGVDKLDETVSVRPEEMDMAVKLVENLTAKFEPEKYHDEYREELLKLIRAKVEGREVVEAEEPQPAGQVIDLMERLKASVEATQKKEEKPRRRRKSS, encoded by the coding sequence ATGCAAACCGTATGGAAAGGCGCAATCAGCTTTGGCCTTTTGAATGTACCGGTAAAGATGGGCGTGGCGACGCAGCACGAGGATATTTCCTTTAAAAATCTGCATAAAAAATGTCATACGCCCCTGCAATATAAGAAGTTCTGCCCAAAATGCAACGAGGAGGTGGGCAAGGACGATATCATCAAGGGTTTCGAATACGAGCCCGGTCAGTTTGTGCTCATTACCGAGGAGGATCTGGATAAAATCCGCATCAAGACCAGCCGTGCCATTGCCATCGTGGACTTCGTGGAGCTGAAGGAGGTGGATCCCATCTATTACGATAAGACCTACTACCTGTGGCCGGAAAAGGGCGGCGAGAAGCCCTATATGATTCTGCGCAGCGCCATGGAAGAAACGGGCCGGGTGGCGGTCGCCAAGGTGGCTATTCGGCAAAAGGAGCATCTATGCCTGGTGCGCACCGTGGGAGACGCACTGGTGTTGGAAACCATGTTCTACCCCGATGAAATCCGAGCCGCTGGTGAGCTTGGGGTGGATAAGCTGGACGAAACGGTGTCGGTGCGCCCGGAGGAGATGGACATGGCGGTGAAGCTGGTGGAGAATTTGACGGCGAAGTTTGAGCCGGAGAAGTATCATGACGAGTACCGGGAGGAGCTCCTGAAGCTGATCCGTGCCAAGGTGGAGGGCAGGGAAGTGGTAGAAGCGGAAGAACCCCAGCCCGCGGGCCAGGTGATCGATCTCATGGAGCGGCTGAAGGCCAGTGTGGAGGCCACGCAAAAGAAGGAAGAAAAGCCGCGCCGCCGGCGCAAGAGCTCCTGA
- a CDS encoding DUF4363 family protein has translation MKKKMLKPMLGFAVMLLILLAIVISVTVFPVQHIQHTQNEIQSRVDDALDLIVAEDWEASQAKVEEIRHYWDDEQDFWEVFVDHRHTDEADQRLAACEIGIQLQNKEDAAASLKDFSVILARISDLEKLELHNIL, from the coding sequence ATGAAGAAAAAAATGCTGAAACCCATGCTGGGCTTTGCGGTCATGCTGCTGATCCTCCTTGCCATCGTGATATCGGTGACGGTTTTCCCAGTGCAGCACATTCAGCATACGCAAAATGAAATTCAGAGCCGGGTGGATGACGCGTTGGATCTTATCGTGGCCGAGGATTGGGAAGCATCCCAAGCCAAGGTGGAGGAAATCCGCCATTATTGGGACGATGAGCAGGACTTTTGGGAAGTCTTTGTGGATCATCGGCATACCGATGAGGCGGACCAGCGTCTGGCTGCCTGCGAAATTGGCATTCAACTGCAAAATAAGGAGGATGCCGCTGCCAGTCTCAAGGACTTCAGCGTCATCCTCGCACGAATCAGTGATTTGGAAAAACTGGAGCTGCACAATATCCTCTAA